The Metabacillus sediminilitoris genome window below encodes:
- a CDS encoding spore germination protein has translation MPAIVGPIKINSIGGGVVNFGDSFYLSPKSQSKTASGSGGGSTGDFHIINNGISVTNMIDPDVTDQNMVANN, from the coding sequence ATGCCCGCAATTGTAGGTCCGATCAAGATTAATAGTATTGGTGGCGGAGTGGTTAACTTCGGAGATTCCTTTTATCTATCTCCTAAAAGCCAGTCAAAAACAGCCTCAGGCTCTGGCGGGGGAAGTACAGGAGATTTTCATATTATTAATAATGGCATTAGCGTCACAAATATGATTGATCCTGATGTTACAGATCAAAATATGGTGGCTAACAATTAG
- a CDS encoding spore germination protein GerPE — protein sequence MISRYSKVNTAYVSSIGISSVFQIGDSMEITPEVNVLAVQREEERHFGTEGDLSQYPIFQEEIPQPILYERLTTNFFHENPSINVNRIDILAISSSSIVHIGSTKDITCVNRTKHIRHYKENPHR from the coding sequence ATGATTAGTCGATACTCAAAAGTCAATACAGCTTACGTTAGTTCGATCGGGATTAGCTCTGTTTTTCAAATTGGCGATTCTATGGAAATAACACCAGAAGTAAATGTATTGGCAGTCCAACGTGAAGAAGAACGGCATTTCGGAACCGAAGGCGATCTATCACAATATCCGATTTTTCAAGAGGAAATTCCTCAACCTATTTTATATGAACGGTTAACAACAAATTTCTTTCATGAAAATCCTTCAATTAATGTAAACAGAATCGATATTTTGGCTATATCCAGTTCATCTATTGTTCATATTGGATCAACAAAAGATATTACATGTGTGAATCGAACAAAACATATCCGTCATTATAAAGAGAATCCCCATCGGTAG
- a CDS encoding spore gernimation protein GerPD has protein sequence MNFTVVNRCLQVGAVNIIGVSSSSVFLIGDTNTITLSSTFDTPPESLIIGAYVPLAPQ, from the coding sequence ATGAATTTCACAGTTGTAAATCGATGCCTGCAAGTTGGAGCGGTCAATATTATCGGAGTATCTAGTTCTTCTGTCTTTTTAATTGGCGATACAAATACTATTACACTTTCATCTACTTTTGATACACCACCTGAATCTCTCATCATCGGTGCTTATGTACCGTTGGCACCACAATGA
- the gerPC gene encoding spore germination protein GerPC: MYYNEITKYLQQLHQYVQQQEQQIQHLNEMMRGLKKDMEEMKKQSYTNIDKIEYKFDQLKVEHLTGTLNIGLNPSDPGQIDNFDVHQNGMNVNGVQQQLRQQLFQQCSEEVNQFLNNDCKSLIEQAEQHYDLRLDDPHRRHIIEDIRKQIDSRIHYYINAQPLTEQDSLLDKKQEILLHVKQDVENSIKHFLDHLPKDSS; this comes from the coding sequence TTGTATTATAACGAAATAACGAAATACTTACAGCAACTTCATCAATATGTCCAACAACAGGAACAACAAATCCAACATTTGAATGAAATGATGCGCGGACTAAAAAAAGATATGGAAGAAATGAAGAAACAATCTTACACAAACATTGATAAAATTGAATATAAATTTGATCAATTAAAAGTTGAACATCTTACTGGTACACTGAATATTGGGCTAAATCCTTCTGATCCCGGGCAGATTGATAATTTTGATGTCCATCAAAATGGGATGAATGTAAATGGAGTACAACAACAATTAAGACAACAACTTTTTCAGCAATGCAGTGAAGAAGTGAATCAATTTTTAAATAATGATTGTAAAAGTCTAATTGAACAGGCAGAACAGCATTATGATTTACGACTCGATGATCCGCATCGCAGGCATATAATTGAGGACATTCGCAAACAAATTGATAGTCGCATCCATTACTATATCAATGCGCAACCATTAACAGAGCAAGATTCCCTATTAGATAAAAAACAAGAAATCCTCCTACATGTTAAACAAGATGTTGAAAATTCTATAAAGCACTTTTTAGATCATCTCCCGAAAGATTCGTCATAG
- a CDS encoding spore germination protein GerPB, with protein MNFYINQTICINYLRVDAVSNSSVLQIGSAGIIKPLSNLYNTGGFTEPAPQIETEAPSGVVSEEEAEESFVPLTSPAIPPFR; from the coding sequence ATGAATTTTTATATTAATCAAACCATTTGTATTAATTATTTACGAGTCGATGCTGTCAGCAATTCTTCAGTCTTACAAATTGGTAGTGCTGGTATTATAAAGCCCCTATCAAATCTTTACAACACAGGCGGTTTCACAGAACCTGCACCACAAATTGAAACTGAAGCGCCTAGTGGAGTTGTTTCTGAAGAAGAGGCAGAAGAATCGTTCGTGCCCCTTACCTCACCTGCGATTCCTCCATTTAGGTAA
- a CDS encoding spore germination protein produces MPAIVGAFKVNSVGTSSIVHIGDVITISPYSEVKTFAGAGSFNTGNGLNIYNQNSVTNTYDNDVIDQPIAGNL; encoded by the coding sequence ATGCCAGCTATTGTAGGTGCCTTTAAAGTAAATAGTGTAGGTACAAGTAGCATTGTTCATATTGGAGATGTGATAACCATTTCTCCATATAGCGAAGTTAAAACCTTTGCTGGTGCTGGTTCCTTTAACACTGGAAATGGACTTAACATTTACAATCAAAATTCAGTGACAAATACGTATGATAATGATGTTATCGATCAACCGATTGCTGGAAATTTATAA
- a CDS encoding aspartyl-phosphate phosphatase Spo0E family protein: MVSNEIELMRKNLINMAMKHGVNAIETIECSQKLDILLLKEIKWNNEHYFIKKENK; this comes from the coding sequence ATGGTTAGCAATGAAATAGAATTAATGAGAAAGAATTTAATTAATATGGCCATGAAGCATGGTGTAAACGCTATCGAAACGATCGAATGCAGTCAAAAACTCGATATCTTGTTACTAAAAGAAATTAAATGGAATAATGAGCACTATTTTATTAAAAAGGAAAACAAATAA
- a CDS encoding TatD family hydrolase translates to MIDAHIHLDQYKRDVIKNAISIWQEREIDGVVAVATNLSSSYEILKLKQEFPHFVRAAIGHHPEAPPPTKQELEELIALIKSEKHMLSGIGEIGLPTYQKNELLEHYSADEFYYVLEAFLQVAKEVNLPVALHAVHKESEIALSFLKKHGIQKAHFHWLKAPSNVINEIISLGYYVSVTPEVCYRKRDIEMVKQIPIGQLLIETDGPWQHSGPFAKRQTSPLFLKEICRCLSNILTIPIKELTKQIDNNTNELYPPIGGAT, encoded by the coding sequence ATGATTGATGCACATATTCATCTTGATCAATATAAACGTGATGTCATTAAGAATGCTATTTCTATTTGGCAAGAGCGTGAAATTGACGGAGTTGTAGCAGTCGCAACGAATTTAAGTTCAAGCTATGAGATCTTAAAACTAAAACAAGAATTTCCACATTTTGTTCGCGCTGCGATTGGACACCACCCAGAAGCACCGCCACCAACTAAACAGGAATTAGAAGAATTAATAGCTTTAATTAAAAGTGAAAAGCACATGCTTTCAGGAATTGGTGAAATTGGTCTGCCAACTTATCAGAAAAATGAACTTTTAGAGCACTATTCAGCGGATGAATTTTACTATGTTTTGGAAGCTTTTTTACAGGTTGCAAAAGAGGTGAATTTACCTGTAGCACTCCATGCTGTCCATAAAGAATCGGAAATTGCCCTATCATTTTTAAAAAAGCATGGAATTCAAAAAGCACATTTTCATTGGCTAAAAGCACCAAGTAATGTTATTAACGAAATAATTTCTTTAGGGTATTATGTTTCAGTTACACCTGAAGTTTGCTATCGTAAAAGAGATATAGAAATGGTTAAACAGATACCAATTGGTCAGCTCTTAATAGAAACAGATGGTCCTTGGCAGCACAGTGGTCCATTTGCAAAACGACAAACATCACCATTATTTTTGAAGGAAATTTGTAGGTGTTTATCGAATATTCTTACAATACCTATAAAAGAATTAACAAAGCAGATTGATAACAATACAAATGAACTATATCCACCAATAGGAGGGGCTACATGA
- a CDS encoding fumarylacetoacetate hydrolase family protein produces the protein MKFVTAMIHNEQFIGLVHGEKIIDLRKAEKDIFELSSFPNTLLQCVAKGDKFVQNVKQIVDKINVKEGSESYLYPLADVKILSPIPNPPKNILCVGKNYRNHVIEMGSEEDIPKHVLLFTKAPTSVIGHKDEIDPHLHITKELDYEGELAVVIGKKGKQINEEDAMDYVFGYTIVNDVTARNLQKQHTQYFLGKSLDTSCPIGPYLVHKSAIENPYDLKIKTSVNNEIRQDGNTKDMIFSIEHIISTISQGTTLEPGDIIATGTPAGVGNGFHPPKYLQQGDIIEIEVEGIGVLENRIKSSS, from the coding sequence ATGAAATTCGTAACAGCTATGATCCATAATGAACAATTTATTGGGCTTGTACACGGTGAAAAGATTATCGATTTAAGAAAGGCAGAGAAAGATATATTTGAGCTTTCATCTTTTCCAAATACTCTTTTGCAATGTGTCGCAAAGGGAGACAAATTTGTACAAAATGTTAAGCAAATTGTTGATAAAATTAATGTGAAAGAAGGATCTGAAAGCTATCTTTATCCTTTGGCGGATGTGAAAATACTTTCACCAATACCAAATCCACCTAAAAATATTTTATGTGTAGGAAAAAACTATCGAAACCATGTTATCGAAATGGGAAGTGAAGAGGATATACCAAAACATGTTCTTTTATTTACAAAGGCACCAACCTCTGTCATTGGCCACAAGGATGAAATTGACCCGCATTTACATATTACGAAAGAACTTGATTATGAAGGTGAGCTTGCTGTTGTCATTGGAAAGAAAGGAAAGCAAATTAACGAGGAAGATGCGATGGATTATGTGTTTGGTTATACGATCGTTAATGATGTAACAGCAAGGAATCTTCAAAAACAGCATACGCAGTACTTCCTAGGGAAGAGCCTTGATACATCATGCCCGATTGGTCCTTATCTTGTTCATAAATCAGCGATTGAAAACCCTTATGACCTTAAAATTAAAACGAGTGTAAATAATGAAATTCGTCAAGATGGAAATACAAAGGATATGATTTTTAGTATTGAACATATTATCTCAACGATTTCTCAAGGGACAACTCTTGAACCAGGTGATATTATTGCGACTGGAACACCTGCAGGGGTCGGTAATGGTTTTCATCCACCTAAGTATTTACAGCAGGGTGATATAATTGAAATTGAAGTTGAGGGTATTGGAGTATTAGAAAATCGAATCAAATCTTCATCATGA
- a CDS encoding YisL family protein: MTHAHITTWVVAIILFFVAHSLLKSQKEKPAKIVQMVLRLFYILIIVTGIMIASGIQLNGEYIGKIILGIVTIGMMEMVLTKTKKGQPTKVFWIIFIVVLILTISLGLRLPFGFAPFA, from the coding sequence ATGACACATGCACATATTACGACATGGGTAGTTGCGATCATCCTTTTCTTCGTAGCTCATTCACTATTAAAATCTCAAAAAGAAAAGCCAGCTAAAATTGTTCAGATGGTGTTAAGATTATTTTATATCTTAATTATCGTAACAGGAATTATGATTGCTTCAGGTATACAGCTAAATGGTGAGTATATTGGAAAGATTATTTTAGGAATTGTGACAATTGGTATGATGGAAATGGTGTTAACAAAAACGAAAAAAGGACAACCAACAAAAGTGTTTTGGATTATTTTTATCGTTGTCCTTATTTTAACGATCTCATTAGGTCTTCGTTTACCATTTGGCTTTGCCCCTTTTGCTTGA
- a CDS encoding ATP-binding protein, with translation MNNLKKIPLQTKVLGLICALILLIIILLASIFAYIQSVETRNGVEQLALQSAKAISLMPELRDAIENNELEDLFRPIAEQVKDQVDAANIMIENREEIIYSHTNQTQVGKKSSDHTNYHALVFGGANNFQVERDGESVLIGKVPIIADYGNYTKVIGTVSVEFLEKDIYKNISSRIRTIVIASLIVLLIGMIGGIFLTKSIRKDTLGLEPHEIASLYRERNAILLSVKEGIIAIDHNGTITLINNSARTMLNLNEDDFIGQHVNLVLPTIQIYDVVQRGKNIHNIEIPINEKLFIFNVIPIFDNEQVVGAVSSFRDKTELKKLIDTISEVREYSEGLRAQTHEYANKLYLLSGLLQLERYNDAFEFIQKESSFYMYRNQIIFNQIHDPNVQAILLGKLGKASEKKINFEIDDESYIEPLPDYIKVTDLVTIIGNLIDNAFDAVMNQNEKKVFFSIISLGNDIIIEVSDNGKGVSESLIDSLFSLGISSKGQNRGYGLFNVKHIIDLLGGTIEVKNKENGGAIFTVYLPKQIS, from the coding sequence ATGAATAATCTAAAAAAAATACCATTACAAACAAAAGTATTAGGATTAATCTGTGCATTAATACTATTAATCATTATTCTCCTCGCAAGTATTTTTGCTTATATTCAATCAGTTGAAACAAGGAATGGAGTCGAACAGTTAGCATTACAATCGGCAAAGGCAATTTCTCTAATGCCTGAATTAAGAGATGCAATTGAAAATAATGAGCTAGAAGACCTTTTTCGGCCAATTGCTGAGCAAGTAAAAGATCAAGTTGATGCAGCGAATATCATGATTGAAAATCGTGAAGAAATCATTTATTCGCATACAAATCAAACTCAAGTTGGTAAGAAAAGCTCAGATCATACAAATTATCATGCACTTGTTTTTGGAGGCGCTAACAATTTCCAGGTGGAACGGGATGGAGAGTCAGTGTTAATAGGTAAAGTACCTATTATTGCGGACTATGGAAATTATACGAAAGTAATTGGAACAGTATCTGTAGAGTTTTTAGAAAAAGATATTTATAAAAATATAAGTAGTAGAATTCGAACCATTGTCATCGCATCATTGATTGTATTACTCATAGGAATGATAGGAGGTATCTTTTTAACGAAAAGTATAAGAAAAGATACACTAGGATTGGAACCACATGAAATAGCTTCATTATATCGGGAACGAAATGCTATTTTGTTATCTGTTAAAGAAGGAATTATTGCGATTGATCATAATGGAACAATTACTTTAATTAACAATTCGGCAAGAACAATGTTAAATCTTAATGAAGATGACTTTATAGGCCAGCATGTCAATCTTGTGCTTCCTACCATTCAAATATATGATGTGGTACAGAGAGGAAAAAACATTCATAATATTGAGATCCCGATTAATGAAAAATTATTTATTTTTAATGTAATCCCTATTTTTGATAATGAGCAGGTTGTAGGAGCAGTCTCTAGCTTTCGCGATAAAACGGAATTAAAAAAGCTTATTGATACCATTTCAGAAGTTCGTGAATATTCAGAGGGACTTCGCGCTCAAACACATGAATATGCAAATAAATTATATTTATTATCAGGGTTACTTCAATTAGAGCGTTATAATGACGCATTCGAATTTATTCAAAAGGAATCTTCCTTCTATATGTACAGAAATCAAATTATTTTTAATCAAATACATGATCCAAATGTTCAAGCTATTTTATTAGGAAAGCTTGGAAAAGCATCGGAAAAGAAAATTAATTTTGAAATTGATGATGAAAGTTATATAGAACCATTACCTGATTATATAAAGGTAACAGATCTCGTAACAATTATTGGAAATCTTATCGATAATGCATTTGATGCTGTTATGAATCAGAATGAAAAGAAGGTATTTTTTTCAATAATAAGTCTTGGAAACGATATCATTATTGAAGTTTCTGATAATGGGAAAGGTGTATCTGAAAGTTTAATAGATTCCTTGTTTTCTTTAGGAATTTCATCTAAAGGTCAAAATAGAGGATATGGACTTTTCAATGTAAAGCACATTATAGATTTATTAGGCGGAACAATAGAAGTGAAGAATAAAGAAAATGGAGGAGCTATTTTTACTGTGTATCTTCCAAAACAGATTTCGTAA
- a CDS encoding response regulator — translation MINVVIAEDDFRIAQVQEQFLLKVSGVKLIGKALNAKETIEILRNNRVDLLLLDIYMPDQLGTDILSEIRENHPTVDIIMVTAATEKAMLEKAIRHGVFTYLLKPVTLEKFIETIEAYKKKKKLLSSREEIDQSLIDRYFGMTNQAMIDQKDLPSGVDRLTLQKVREVMNELKAGVSIEEMGEKMGASRTTARRYLEYLVSINVCTAKHEYGIVGRPERKYYLSE, via the coding sequence ATGATTAACGTAGTTATAGCTGAGGATGACTTTCGAATTGCCCAAGTACAGGAACAATTTTTACTAAAAGTATCTGGTGTAAAACTCATTGGAAAAGCTTTAAATGCAAAGGAAACGATAGAAATTCTACGGAACAATCGAGTTGATTTGCTTTTATTAGATATATATATGCCAGATCAACTTGGAACAGATATATTATCGGAAATTAGAGAGAACCATCCTACAGTTGATATTATTATGGTAACGGCCGCTACAGAAAAAGCGATGCTTGAAAAAGCCATTAGACATGGTGTCTTTACATATTTATTAAAGCCAGTAACATTGGAAAAATTTATTGAAACAATAGAAGCATATAAAAAGAAGAAAAAATTACTTTCAAGTAGGGAAGAGATTGATCAATCATTAATTGATCGATATTTTGGGATGACAAATCAGGCAATGATCGATCAAAAAGATCTTCCATCAGGTGTTGACCGTCTTACCTTACAGAAAGTGAGGGAAGTAATGAATGAGCTGAAAGCTGGTGTTTCCATCGAGGAAATGGGAGAAAAAATGGGCGCATCGCGAACAACGGCAAGAAGATATTTAGAATATCTCGTTTCAATAAATGTCTGCACCGCTAAACATGAATATGGTATTGTCGGTCGACCTGAGCGAAAATATTACCTATCAGAATAA
- a CDS encoding tripartite tricarboxylate transporter substrate binding protein, with the protein MRNKVLAVIMLFVIGCIGCSVNNDKDVLSEEVTIIAPSSRGGGWDLTARAVQSTLESENVISENIRVINKIGAGGEVGWKFTKQQEDHVLAINSSLLITNHLLGQSKMTYNDFTPIATLATEWEAVVVPKDSSIKSAKSLMETLKASSHAYKIGVSPRLGNDDQLSFVLASKQAGVLTKELDFYVYENSDQVVEALLNGQTDVATMSLLEAKKHADSGQVRLLVISSEQRLDEFPDVPTWSEEGIHLVFKHWRGIMGPPNMTKEEIKFWDLTIEKMVKTEKWKTMLDENMWTDFYKNSSETSKFLEEQSKLYKQLMGVDQQDS; encoded by the coding sequence ATGAGGAATAAAGTGTTAGCCGTTATCATGCTTTTTGTTATTGGATGTATTGGATGTTCAGTAAATAATGACAAGGATGTACTGTCAGAAGAAGTAACAATCATTGCACCAAGCTCTAGAGGCGGTGGTTGGGACTTAACAGCAAGAGCCGTACAAAGCACCTTAGAAAGTGAAAATGTCATTTCAGAAAATATTCGTGTCATTAATAAAATTGGAGCTGGCGGAGAGGTAGGCTGGAAATTCACAAAACAACAAGAAGATCATGTACTGGCCATTAATTCGAGTTTGCTCATTACAAATCATTTATTAGGACAAAGTAAAATGACTTATAATGATTTTACCCCAATTGCCACGTTGGCTACAGAATGGGAAGCAGTTGTAGTACCAAAGGATTCAAGTATTAAAAGTGCAAAAAGTTTAATGGAAACATTAAAAGCATCTTCACATGCATATAAAATAGGTGTCTCTCCAAGACTTGGCAATGACGATCAGCTCTCATTTGTATTAGCAAGTAAACAAGCCGGGGTACTAACCAAAGAGCTAGATTTTTATGTTTATGAAAATAGTGATCAAGTTGTTGAGGCTTTATTAAATGGACAAACAGATGTTGCGACAATGTCATTGTTAGAAGCGAAAAAACATGCTGATTCCGGTCAAGTAAGACTGCTTGTAATTTCATCTGAACAGAGATTAGACGAATTTCCTGATGTCCCAACTTGGTCAGAAGAAGGAATTCATTTAGTTTTCAAACATTGGCGCGGCATTATGGGACCTCCTAATATGACAAAGGAAGAAATCAAATTTTGGGATCTGACAATTGAAAAAATGGTAAAAACGGAAAAATGGAAAACAATGCTCGATGAGAATATGTGGACAGACTTTTATAAAAATAGTAGTGAAACGTCGAAATTTCTTGAAGAACAAAGTAAGTTGTACAAGCAACTAATGGGAGTAGATCAGCAAGATTCTTAA
- a CDS encoding AbrB family transcriptional regulator, which translates to MTFSSIKRFMTRRQHIQRQFIETLLCGLVGGVFFTLFHLPLSWMLGPLTAILIWKLKTNRKLFWPVSFKNGGQMLLGYSMGLSFTLESAGQIVNHLPTMAIMTVLMVVFGLAVAYFISRVTGINIPSAVMGTTPGGLSQMAVLSEEIKGADPTIVTFMQTIRMLTVIFTVPALSIHAFSRDAATSNLSNDIGTQMEYGSFFQILIIIAIVLTVTLLSVAIKFPTPWIIGPLLTSAILTVSGVEIPQLPTVLILIAQLCLGVYLGLGIKINMLTNWRKLLPYSFVSGIMIVGFAFGLSYCLHTLYHIDMTTAFLCIAPGGLPEMGVTAHTVHADVSMVAAYQLFRVFFILFIVPIFLRKIFGKQKVDERSIKSV; encoded by the coding sequence ATGACTTTTTCTTCCATTAAAAGATTTATGACGAGGAGACAACATATACAGCGACAATTTATTGAAACTTTATTATGTGGTTTAGTAGGAGGTGTTTTCTTTACACTCTTTCATTTACCATTGTCATGGATGTTAGGGCCATTAACAGCTATTTTGATTTGGAAGCTTAAAACAAATCGAAAGTTATTTTGGCCGGTAAGTTTTAAAAATGGGGGCCAGATGTTATTAGGTTATAGTATGGGACTATCGTTTACACTTGAAAGTGCTGGACAAATTGTAAACCATCTCCCAACTATGGCTATCATGACTGTTTTAATGGTTGTTTTTGGACTAGCTGTTGCCTATTTTATCTCTAGAGTAACAGGAATCAACATTCCGAGTGCGGTAATGGGGACGACACCCGGCGGTTTATCACAGATGGCTGTCCTAAGTGAGGAGATAAAAGGGGCAGATCCTACGATTGTAACCTTTATGCAAACAATTAGAATGTTAACCGTTATTTTTACTGTACCAGCGCTTTCAATTCATGCTTTCTCTAGAGATGCAGCTACTAGTAATCTATCTAATGATATTGGGACGCAAATGGAATATGGCAGCTTCTTTCAGATACTGATCATCATTGCCATTGTTTTAACTGTTACATTGCTTTCAGTTGCCATAAAGTTTCCAACGCCATGGATCATCGGACCTTTGCTCACATCAGCTATTTTAACTGTTAGTGGTGTTGAAATTCCACAGCTTCCTACCGTTCTTATCCTAATTGCGCAGCTTTGCTTAGGTGTTTATTTAGGGCTTGGCATAAAAATAAATATGTTAACAAATTGGAGGAAATTACTTCCCTATTCATTCGTATCGGGAATCATGATTGTCGGATTTGCTTTCGGTTTATCATATTGTTTACATACGCTATATCACATCGACATGACAACTGCTTTTTTATGTATTGCTCCAGGCGGATTGCCTGAAATGGGGGTTACAGCACATACAGTTCATGCAGATGTTTCAATGGTAGCTGCTTACCAGTTATTTCGTGTTTTTTTCATCTTGTTTATTGTACCGATTTTTTTACGGAAGATATTTGGTAAACAGAAAGTTGATGAAAGATCGATAAAGTCAGTTTAG
- a CDS encoding CitMHS family transporter, with amino-acid sequence MLAFLGFSMIVVFMYLIITKRMSALVALITIPILFALFGGFGQGIGEMMLEGVKQVAPTGVMLMFAILYFGIMIDAGLFDPLVSKILGIVKGDPLKIVIGTAILSMMVALDGDGTTTYMITVSAMLPLYKRIGMNPLILTCIAMLSFGVMNMTPWGGPTARAVAALQLNVEDVFTPIIPVMICGALWTLFTAFVLGKKERKRLGVAEIQYSKEELLAFSQQSATIELDNVKRPKLLWINLALTITLLVCLITSLLPLSILFMIAFVIALMINYPKLDEQKERISSHAGNVLAVVGLVFASGIFTGILSGTEMVDAMANSLVDIIPESLGSYFAVITAVTSIPFTYFMANDPYYFGVLPILAQTAASYGVDPVEIARASILGQPVHAMSPLMASAYLLVGMAGVEFGDHQKFIFKWALGSSLFMIAAALLMGVITF; translated from the coding sequence ATGTTAGCATTTTTAGGTTTTTCCATGATCGTCGTCTTTATGTATTTAATCATTACAAAGCGAATGTCCGCATTAGTTGCATTAATTACGATTCCAATTTTATTTGCATTATTTGGAGGGTTCGGCCAGGGCATCGGTGAAATGATGCTTGAAGGTGTTAAGCAAGTCGCACCAACTGGTGTCATGTTAATGTTTGCTATACTTTATTTTGGCATTATGATCGATGCAGGATTATTTGATCCGCTTGTTTCAAAGATCCTAGGAATAGTAAAGGGTGATCCACTAAAGATTGTTATAGGTACAGCTATTCTTTCAATGATGGTAGCACTTGATGGAGATGGAACTACAACATATATGATAACAGTATCAGCTATGCTGCCGCTTTATAAACGAATTGGGATGAATCCGCTCATTTTAACATGTATTGCGATGCTTTCATTTGGAGTGATGAATATGACTCCTTGGGGCGGCCCGACTGCTCGAGCGGTTGCAGCACTGCAGCTGAATGTTGAGGATGTCTTTACACCAATTATCCCAGTAATGATTTGTGGGGCCTTATGGACATTATTCACAGCATTTGTTCTTGGGAAAAAAGAGCGTAAAAGGTTAGGAGTTGCAGAGATTCAATATTCAAAAGAAGAGTTACTTGCTTTTAGTCAACAAAGTGCAACTATAGAATTAGACAATGTTAAACGTCCTAAACTGTTATGGATAAATCTTGCTCTAACAATTACATTACTCGTTTGTTTGATTACATCTTTACTACCGTTATCCATTTTGTTTATGATCGCATTTGTTATCGCATTAATGATTAACTATCCAAAATTAGATGAACAGAAAGAAAGAATTTCGAGTCATGCAGGAAATGTCCTAGCAGTTGTAGGATTAGTGTTCGCTTCAGGGATATTTACAGGAATATTATCAGGTACTGAAATGGTTGATGCAATGGCGAACAGCTTAGTAGATATCATTCCAGAATCATTAGGATCGTATTTTGCGGTCATTACAGCAGTAACTAGTATTCCCTTTACTTATTTCATGGCGAATGATCCATATTATTTTGGTGTATTACCGATCCTGGCACAAACTGCGGCTTCATATGGAGTAGATCCGGTTGAGATTGCTCGTGCTTCAATATTAGGGCAGCCCGTACATGCAATGAGTCCGCTCATGGCTTCCGCTTATTTACTTGTTGGAATGGCAGGTGTAGAGTTTGGTGATCACCAAAAGTTCATTTTCAAGTGGGCACTAGGATCAAGTTTATTTATGATTGCAGCAGCACTATTGATGGGAGTTATTACATTTTAA
- a CDS encoding DUF2777 family protein, whose amino-acid sequence MSPYKRTDLLFKQKRSHLIGLIEKAENHFVIFDDMNDEVHLLEEIQDHHIEILRPNGWEAGKWIGLGRVETQIGMLSLKCGDTVRIKKKLPLALDEMLRELPDETFIQFIHKLNTLSFSPFDCIYSYNQLLFLESQMNKKGVSFYQFDNEDGICAVQHHFDRGVFSSDRLEITTSLGDRSLICSMY is encoded by the coding sequence ATGAGTCCGTACAAACGAACAGACTTATTATTTAAGCAAAAACGATCACATTTAATCGGCTTAATTGAAAAGGCAGAAAATCACTTTGTCATATTTGATGATATGAATGATGAGGTTCATTTATTAGAAGAGATTCAAGATCACCATATTGAGATTCTGAGACCTAATGGTTGGGAAGCTGGAAAATGGATAGGACTTGGAAGGGTAGAAACGCAAATTGGAATGCTATCCCTAAAATGCGGTGACACAGTTCGTATTAAGAAAAAACTTCCACTTGCACTAGATGAAATGCTAAGAGAATTACCTGATGAGACATTTATTCAATTTATTCATAAATTGAACACCCTTTCATTTTCACCGTTTGATTGTATCTATTCTTACAATCAACTTTTATTTCTGGAATCACAAATGAATAAAAAAGGTGTCTCCTTTTATCAATTTGATAATGAAGACGGCATTTGTGCAGTTCAGCATCATTTCGATCGCGGTGTATTTTCCTCTGACCGATTAGAAATAACAACGAGTTTAGGTGATAGAAGCCTTATTTGTTCAATGTATTAG